A stretch of Amycolatopsis balhimycina FH 1894 DNA encodes these proteins:
- a CDS encoding chemotaxis protein CheB: protein MTVRPRDVVVVGASAGGVEALRATAAQLPADLPAAVLVALHMPAGGTSALPAILDRAGPLPAQAARNGEPMEHGRVYVAPPDHHLLVSDGTVALSHGPTENGHRPAINALFRSAAVARGASVTGVLLSGVLDDGVAGLQAIAGQGGRVVVQDPRDALYPAMPEKALRALTPDHVVAASEIGEVLAKVTLELVEADSGPAPEPLRWENEIASAGRVGVGVGAMGKPSEFACPDCHGVLADIDHGVRYRCRVGHAWTAEALVAAQGDTVERALWTGMRALEEKASLCRRLAALARERRNDLIAGRYEAQARETIEAAEVLRRQMVGRG from the coding sequence ATGACGGTCCGGCCGCGAGACGTGGTCGTCGTCGGCGCGTCGGCCGGCGGTGTCGAAGCCCTGCGAGCGACGGCCGCCCAGCTGCCCGCCGACCTGCCGGCCGCCGTTCTCGTGGCGCTCCACATGCCCGCCGGGGGCACCAGCGCCCTGCCCGCGATCCTCGACCGAGCGGGGCCCCTGCCGGCCCAAGCCGCGCGCAATGGCGAACCGATGGAACACGGGCGCGTTTACGTCGCCCCACCGGACCACCACCTGCTGGTGTCCGACGGCACCGTCGCCCTGTCCCACGGGCCCACCGAGAACGGCCACCGCCCCGCGATCAACGCCTTGTTCCGCTCGGCGGCGGTCGCGCGGGGCGCCTCGGTGACCGGAGTGCTGCTGAGCGGGGTGCTGGACGACGGGGTGGCGGGACTGCAGGCGATCGCCGGACAGGGCGGCCGGGTGGTGGTCCAGGATCCGCGGGACGCGCTGTACCCCGCCATGCCGGAGAAGGCGCTGCGGGCGCTCACCCCCGACCACGTGGTGGCGGCGTCCGAGATCGGCGAAGTGCTCGCCAAAGTCACCCTCGAGCTGGTCGAGGCGGATTCCGGGCCCGCGCCGGAGCCGCTGCGGTGGGAGAACGAAATCGCGAGCGCGGGACGCGTCGGAGTGGGAGTGGGTGCCATGGGGAAACCCTCGGAGTTCGCGTGCCCGGACTGTCACGGCGTGCTGGCCGACATCGACCACGGCGTCCGCTACCGCTGCCGGGTCGGGCACGCCTGGACCGCCGAAGCGCTGGTCGCTGCCCAGGGGGACACTGTCGAGCGCGCTCTGTGGACTGGCATGCGTGCCCTCGAGGAGAAGGCTTCGCTGTGCCGCCGGCTGGCGGCGCTGGCCCGCGAACGCCGCAACGACCTGATCGCGGGGCGGTACGAAGCCCAGGCGCGGGAGACGATCGAGGCCGCGGAGGTGCTGCGCCGCCAGATGGTCGGTCGCGGCTGA
- a CDS encoding STAS domain-containing protein, whose product MTARPSLLVIDFTAVDFLASVGLTVLVKARRDADRGTALRVVATGTPRRAISITGLDDALNVYSAVADAMSDS is encoded by the coding sequence CTGACGGCCCGGCCGAGCCTGCTGGTCATCGACTTCACCGCGGTGGACTTTCTCGCCTCGGTAGGCTTGACGGTCCTGGTCAAGGCCCGGCGTGACGCCGACCGCGGAACCGCTCTGCGGGTCGTGGCGACCGGGACGCCCCGACGAGCAATCAGCATCACCGGCCTCGACGACGCCCTGAACGTGTACTCGGCGGTCGCCGACGCTATGTCTGACTCCTGA
- a CDS encoding ATP-binding protein: MRGSHAGGAAAPWVIDLRGTDPSALAGVRRWAARTVPHLGADHLNDVQIVIGELVANAYLHGGGPVRARLTALTTPCRVVIEVEDHWAAHPLQRTPRPGLYDARGHGMFLVHELADTWGVHEIPDSGGKTVWARLSCGNHARAPCP; encoded by the coding sequence GTGCGTGGTAGCCACGCGGGCGGGGCTGCCGCGCCGTGGGTCATCGACCTGCGCGGCACCGACCCCTCCGCCCTGGCCGGGGTCCGCCGGTGGGCAGCCCGCACCGTGCCGCATCTCGGTGCCGACCACCTGAATGACGTGCAGATCGTGATCGGCGAACTGGTCGCCAACGCCTACCTCCACGGCGGCGGACCGGTCCGGGCCCGGCTGACCGCCCTGACCACGCCGTGCCGCGTGGTCATCGAAGTCGAAGACCACTGGGCGGCCCACCCGCTGCAGCGCACACCGCGACCGGGTCTGTACGACGCGCGCGGGCATGGCATGTTCCTGGTCCACGAGCTCGCCGACACGTGGGGCGTGCACGAGATCCCAGATTCCGGCGGGAAAACCGTGTGGGCGCGGCTCTCCTGCGGCAACCATGCCCGAGCGCCCTGCCCCTGA
- a CDS encoding sensor histidine kinase, giving the protein MSAPVQARVAEPFVHPALFYRDAEEYLAGTVPFVRSGLAAGEPVAVAVPEANLALLRAELGADADRVQLMDMGTAGRNPGRIIPGVLRAFADTCPDRPVRIIGEPIWPDRSAHEYPACVQHEALINLAFTGRDVTILCPYDMNLSSAVLADAEATHPLLIDSTGRRASTAYDPETIIAGYNLSLPAPADAAELTVEATNLAQARNFARTHARHAGLSEDQVVDAELVVTELVTNSIDHGGGSGQLRIWTADGHLVCQVDDHGTLTDPLAGRHPVAPEQHRNRGLLLVNHMSDLVRLHTSTAGTTIRVHFRL; this is encoded by the coding sequence GTGAGCGCGCCCGTCCAGGCGCGCGTTGCCGAACCGTTCGTCCATCCCGCCCTCTTCTACCGGGATGCCGAGGAGTATCTCGCCGGCACCGTCCCGTTCGTCCGGTCCGGCCTCGCCGCGGGCGAGCCGGTCGCCGTCGCGGTCCCCGAGGCCAATCTCGCGCTGCTGCGCGCCGAACTCGGCGCCGACGCCGACCGGGTTCAGCTGATGGACATGGGTACGGCCGGGCGAAACCCCGGACGGATCATCCCCGGCGTGCTGCGCGCGTTCGCCGACACCTGCCCCGACCGGCCGGTCCGGATCATCGGCGAACCGATCTGGCCGGACCGCAGCGCCCACGAATACCCCGCCTGCGTTCAGCACGAAGCGCTGATCAATCTGGCCTTCACCGGCCGGGACGTCACCATCCTCTGCCCGTACGACATGAACCTGTCCTCGGCGGTGCTGGCCGACGCCGAGGCGACCCATCCGCTGCTCATCGACAGCACCGGCCGGCGAGCCAGCACCGCCTACGACCCCGAGACGATCATCGCCGGCTACAACCTGTCACTGCCCGCACCGGCCGACGCCGCCGAACTCACCGTCGAGGCCACCAATCTCGCCCAAGCCCGCAACTTCGCCCGCACCCACGCGCGTCACGCGGGCTTGTCCGAGGACCAGGTCGTCGATGCGGAACTGGTCGTCACCGAACTGGTCACCAACAGCATCGACCACGGTGGCGGCTCCGGGCAGCTGCGGATCTGGACTGCCGACGGGCATCTGGTGTGCCAGGTTGACGACCACGGCACCCTGACCGACCCCCTGGCCGGACGGCACCCGGTGGCACCGGAGCAACACCGCAACCGCGGCCTGTTGCTGGTCAATCACATGTCCGACCTGGTCCGCCTGCACACCAGCACCGCGGGCACGACCATCCGCGTCCACTTCCGGCTATGA
- a CDS encoding STAS domain-containing protein: MTDSHRSQLQVTRLPGQAGLRVIGDVDLSTRDTWRSALDSALPSVAPALLDLSDLSFIDARGTAMLVAAAQHRTAEAPLTLLRPPAVLRRMLTLLYPAEPVKFVIEELEAS, translated from the coding sequence GTGACTGATTCGCATCGCAGCCAGTTGCAGGTGACCCGGTTGCCGGGTCAGGCCGGGCTGCGGGTGATCGGCGACGTTGACCTGAGCACCCGCGACACCTGGCGGTCCGCGCTGGACTCCGCGCTCCCGAGCGTTGCACCTGCCCTGCTGGATTTGTCCGATTTGTCGTTCATCGATGCCCGTGGCACCGCCATGCTGGTCGCCGCAGCCCAACACCGGACGGCCGAGGCGCCTCTCACACTCCTCCGCCCACCGGCGGTCTTGCGTAGGATGTTGACATTGCTGTACCCCGCCGAACCGGTGAAGTTCGTGATCGAAGAACTGGAAGCCTCGTGA
- a CDS encoding ATP-binding protein, which translates to MVERFGSVLRGLRETARLTQEQLAEKAGLSTNAISALERGERMRPYPHTVNALAAALGLDPVQQEALRALVPRRAAKAPAASDVPAASSAPGLPVPRQLTAVPGDFTGRIGDLARLRNLTQNLIAIDGTAGVGKTTLALVWARELRERFPDGQLYANLRGYDPGKPADSGDVLDGFLRALDVPAAKIPPKRDDRAALFRSLTDGKRMLVLLDNASSAEQVRPLLPGALTCSVIVTSRTALTGLAAAKVSVDLLPLDEAVAFLRAIVGTERADAEPEAVVEMARLCARLPLALRLAGQRAASRPRLRLAEVAAELAGQASRLTPLSSNGDRCTNVRTVFSWSCDALPAAQARMFRLLGVHPGPDIGTHAAAALAGTSPTAAAGLLDGLVDAHLIEHVGRDRFASHDLLKAYAREQAATDPEGPAARRRLVGFYLHTAAAADHLLHPGRGRALVDGAAGPEHPLVFDSFDAALAWCEAERPCLTAIAELAAELGLDAAWQLPNNLWSFYFMRKHWADGTAAHQVGLDAARSDGARARMLNGLAVAFAAQRRFDEAIGHFHRAGELFRAAGDRWGEGSTLANLGDTYLGLGRFTESADHSARALAVVREYSNPYIEGVALGNLGEAYLGLHAYDTARAYFLRVLSLCREIDHRHGEGLTLSHLGAACAGLGRHGEALGNLTRALELGRESGDRQSEAVTLVRLADVHDALGNTEAARGFRESAAGIFETLGDPRAAELRMPA; encoded by the coding sequence GTGGTGGAACGGTTCGGCTCCGTGCTGCGCGGCCTGCGGGAGACCGCGCGGCTGACCCAGGAGCAACTGGCGGAAAAGGCGGGCCTGAGCACCAACGCGATCAGCGCGCTGGAGCGCGGGGAGCGCATGCGGCCGTATCCGCACACGGTCAACGCGCTCGCCGCGGCGCTGGGCCTGGATCCCGTCCAGCAAGAGGCGTTGCGCGCGCTCGTACCGCGGCGGGCCGCGAAGGCGCCGGCAGCGTCGGACGTGCCGGCCGCCTCCTCGGCGCCGGGATTGCCGGTGCCCCGCCAGCTGACCGCGGTGCCCGGCGACTTCACCGGCAGGATCGGCGACCTCGCCCGGCTGCGGAACCTGACGCAGAACCTCATCGCGATCGACGGGACGGCGGGCGTCGGGAAGACCACGCTGGCGCTTGTCTGGGCACGCGAGCTGCGGGAGCGGTTCCCGGATGGCCAGCTGTACGCCAACTTGCGTGGCTACGATCCCGGCAAGCCCGCGGACTCCGGCGACGTGCTGGACGGCTTCCTGCGCGCGCTGGACGTGCCCGCGGCGAAGATCCCGCCGAAGCGCGACGACCGGGCCGCGCTGTTCCGGTCGCTCACCGACGGCAAGCGGATGCTGGTGCTGCTGGACAACGCGTCCAGCGCGGAGCAGGTCCGGCCGCTGTTGCCGGGCGCGCTGACCTGCTCGGTCATCGTCACCAGCCGGACCGCGTTGACCGGGCTCGCCGCGGCGAAGGTGAGCGTGGACCTGCTGCCCCTCGACGAGGCCGTGGCGTTCCTGCGGGCGATCGTCGGCACTGAGCGGGCGGACGCCGAGCCCGAGGCCGTCGTGGAAATGGCGAGGCTGTGCGCGCGGCTGCCGCTGGCGTTGCGGCTGGCCGGTCAGCGGGCCGCCTCGCGGCCGCGGCTGCGGCTGGCCGAGGTGGCGGCGGAACTGGCCGGGCAGGCGTCGCGACTGACGCCGCTCAGCTCGAACGGGGACCGGTGCACGAATGTTCGAACCGTGTTTTCCTGGTCCTGTGACGCCCTTCCCGCCGCGCAGGCGAGGATGTTCCGACTGCTCGGCGTGCACCCCGGCCCGGACATCGGCACGCACGCCGCGGCCGCGCTGGCCGGCACCAGCCCCACGGCGGCGGCCGGCCTGCTCGACGGTCTCGTTGACGCGCATCTGATCGAGCACGTCGGCCGCGATCGCTTCGCGTCCCACGACCTCCTCAAGGCGTACGCGCGCGAGCAGGCGGCCACCGATCCCGAAGGACCCGCGGCGCGGCGCCGGCTCGTCGGGTTCTACCTGCACACGGCCGCCGCGGCCGATCACCTCCTCCACCCCGGCCGTGGGCGTGCCCTCGTCGACGGAGCGGCCGGACCCGAGCACCCGCTCGTCTTCGACAGCTTCGACGCCGCGCTGGCGTGGTGCGAAGCCGAGCGTCCGTGCCTGACGGCGATCGCCGAGCTTGCCGCGGAACTCGGGCTCGACGCCGCGTGGCAGCTGCCCAACAACCTGTGGAGTTTCTACTTCATGCGTAAGCACTGGGCCGATGGCACCGCCGCACATCAGGTGGGTCTCGACGCGGCGCGGTCGGACGGCGCGCGAGCTCGGATGCTGAACGGGCTGGCCGTCGCATTCGCGGCCCAGCGACGTTTCGACGAGGCGATCGGTCACTTCCACCGGGCGGGTGAACTGTTCCGGGCGGCGGGGGATCGCTGGGGCGAGGGCAGCACGCTGGCGAATCTCGGCGACACCTACCTTGGGCTGGGCCGGTTCACGGAGTCGGCCGACCACTCAGCGCGGGCGTTGGCCGTCGTCCGTGAGTACAGCAACCCGTACATCGAGGGCGTCGCGCTCGGCAACCTTGGTGAGGCCTATCTGGGGCTGCACGCCTACGACACGGCGAGGGCGTACTTCCTGCGCGTGCTGAGCCTGTGCCGGGAGATCGACCATCGGCACGGCGAGGGTCTCACGCTGAGCCATCTCGGCGCGGCCTGCGCCGGACTGGGCCGTCACGGCGAGGCGCTCGGCAATCTCACGCGGGCACTGGAGCTCGGCCGCGAATCCGGTGACCGCCAAAGCGAAGCGGTCACGCTCGTGCGACTGGCCGACGTCCACGACGCTCTCGGCAACACCGAAGCGGCCCGCGGCTTCCGGGAGAGCGCCGCCGGAATCTTCGAGACGCTCGGCGATCCACGGGCCGCGGAGCTGCGCATGCCGGCGTGA
- a CDS encoding GNAT family N-acetyltransferase translates to MSTDWHADRVPAHHELIRPAQPEDAERVWPLVREFATSFTPERTAFDPAWQQAVVAAHTLVLVAETGDGDIIGYLLGNSHQTFFANGSVAWVEELMVERGHRRSGVGRRLMEHAEDWARSIDAAYLALASRRAGHFYLALGYEDSAVFYKNTLRSR, encoded by the coding sequence GTGAGTACCGACTGGCACGCTGACCGGGTGCCCGCACATCACGAGCTGATTCGTCCAGCCCAGCCTGAGGACGCCGAGCGTGTCTGGCCCCTTGTCCGAGAATTCGCCACGTCATTCACCCCAGAGCGGACGGCGTTCGACCCGGCTTGGCAACAGGCGGTGGTCGCTGCCCACACGCTGGTGCTCGTCGCGGAGACCGGCGACGGCGACATCATCGGCTACCTCCTCGGCAACAGCCACCAAACGTTCTTCGCGAACGGATCCGTGGCCTGGGTCGAGGAACTGATGGTCGAACGCGGCCACCGACGCTCGGGCGTCGGCCGTCGGCTCATGGAACACGCCGAGGACTGGGCGCGGTCGATTGACGCCGCCTATCTCGCTCTCGCCAGTCGACGAGCAGGACACTTCTATCTCGCCCTCGGCTACGAAGACTCCGCGGTCTTCTACAAGAACACCCTGCGCTCGCGCTGA